In Rhizobium sp. CIAT894, the genomic window ATCGCCATATCGGCAAGGCCGGCCGTGCGGTAGTTGGCGCGCGCCCCGTTCGGGTTTTCCTGGTTGATCTTGCCGAAGGGATGCTCCCATTCCTCAAGCGGCTTGATCTCCTTGTCGCGGCCGCTGGCCTCGACGGTGCCGCCGAAGAAGTTCGGATCCGGCACGTAAAGCGAGCCGTCGGTGCCGTAGAGTTCCATATTGGCATGACGATGCGACCACACATCCCAGCTCGCCGTCAGCGTCACGGTAGCGCCGTTGACGAATTCGAGCAGCGCCTGGATCGTCGTCGGCGTCTTGACCGGGATGATCTCGCCATTGCGCGGCTCGCTGGTGATGGTGCGGGTCGGCGACGCCATCGAGGTCATGGCGCCGACGCGTTTGACCGGGCCGATCAGGTTGATCAGATTGGCAATGTAATAGGGGCCGAGATCGAGGATCGGGCCGCCGCCCGGCAGGAAGAAGAAATCCGGGTTCGGATGCCACATCTCCATCCCCGGGCTCATGACGTAGCAGGCGCCCGAAGTAACCCGGCCGATGCCGCCATCGTCGATGAACTTGCGGGCGAGCTGATGAGCGCCGCCGAGGAAGGTGTCGGGCGCGCAGCCGACGGCAAGATTCTTCGCCTTGGCGATTCGGCGAAGCTCCTCGCCCTGTTCCAGCGAAAGGACCAGCGGCTTTTCGGAATAGACATGCTTGCCGGCTTCGAGGATTGCCTTCGACACCGGAAAATGCGCGTCGGGGATCGTCAGGTTGACGACGACGTCGATCTCGTCATTGGCGAGAAGCTCCTCGATCGTCTGCGCTTTGACGCCATATTCCTTGGCGCGCGCCTCGGCCGCCTGCAGGTTGATATCGGCGCAAGCCAGCACCTTCAGCCCCTTGAAGAGCGGTGCCAGCGAAAAATAGGTGGTGGAGATGTTGCCGCATCCGATGATGCCGACGCCAAGTTCCCTGGTCATGATGTGCCTCAATAAGTCTGGAAGGATGCGATCGAGCGGGTGATCAGGCGATCGACATCGGCCGGATTGTCATGCTCGACGACGTAGTGCTTGGTCTTGGTGGCCTTCAGGGCTGCGACGAGCTTTGCCCAAGGCAGAGTGCCATGGCCGACATCGGCCCAGCCATCCTCGTTCTTATTTTCGCCTGCCGGCGCAATGTCCTTGACGTGAGCCGAGGTGATGCGTGAGCCGAGCTTTTCGATCCATGCGAACGGATCGGCACCGCCACGAACGACCCAGGCGATATCGGCTTCCCAGGAAATGTCCGGCGCGCCTTCGAAAATGCGCTCGATCGGCAGCGAGCCGTCGGCGAGCTTGACGAATTCGAAATCGTGGTTGTGCCA contains:
- a CDS encoding Gfo/Idh/MocA family oxidoreductase, coding for MTRELGVGIIGCGNISTTYFSLAPLFKGLKVLACADINLQAAEARAKEYGVKAQTIEELLANDEIDVVVNLTIPDAHFPVSKAILEAGKHVYSEKPLVLSLEQGEELRRIAKAKNLAVGCAPDTFLGGAHQLARKFIDDGGIGRVTSGACYVMSPGMEMWHPNPDFFFLPGGGPILDLGPYYIANLINLIGPVKRVGAMTSMASPTRTITSEPRNGEIIPVKTPTTIQALLEFVNGATVTLTASWDVWSHRHANMELYGTDGSLYVPDPNFFGGTVEASGRDKEIKPLEEWEHPFGKINQENPNGARANYRTAGLADMAMALIEGRDARCSLDRTLHGVDVMTSILKSGAEGRFIELTTTCTQPAALGIEEAQALLR